One Lysinibacillus sp. OF-1 DNA segment encodes these proteins:
- a CDS encoding TetR/AcrR family transcriptional regulator — MDRRQEILEAAAKSFTLFGYKATTMEQVAKIANVGKGTIYTFFANKEILFQEIAMSLVREMKAEADAVLDASASFMDNAHNALMKMLQFREKHLLFAKLIEEEKELRTPAVKQVLLRIETEILSYVSELIQRRIKKGEIRDCDAELVGYLLLKAYLAFVVDWHELHGDVIPEEKILNLFKETIFRGLILT, encoded by the coding sequence ATGGATCGTAGGCAGGAAATTCTTGAAGCAGCTGCAAAATCTTTTACATTGTTTGGCTACAAAGCAACAACGATGGAGCAAGTGGCGAAAATCGCTAATGTCGGTAAAGGTACGATTTATACATTCTTTGCAAATAAAGAAATTTTATTTCAAGAGATTGCTATGTCACTTGTACGAGAGATGAAGGCGGAAGCAGATGCAGTGTTGGATGCATCAGCAAGCTTTATGGATAATGCGCATAATGCTTTAATGAAAATGCTACAGTTCCGTGAAAAACATCTTTTATTTGCAAAGCTAATCGAGGAAGAAAAAGAATTACGAACACCAGCTGTTAAACAGGTGCTACTTCGCATCGAAACAGAAATCTTATCGTATGTTTCAGAGTTAATACAGCGTCGTATTAAAAAAGGTGAAATTAGAGATTGCGATGCAGAACTGGTCGGTTACTTATTGTTAAAGGCATATCTTGCTTTTGTTGTCGATTGGCATGAGTTACACGGTGATGTAATCCCTGAAGAAAAGATTCTTAATCTTTTCAAGGAAACAATCTTTCGAGGTTTGATTCTAACTTGA